A stretch of the Capsicum annuum cultivar UCD-10X-F1 chromosome 10, UCD10Xv1.1, whole genome shotgun sequence genome encodes the following:
- the LOC124887802 gene encoding uncharacterized protein LOC124887802: MHHISVGLLKWRLNSRVLYDKKVPPNLKGKFYRVTGAKYWPVKNSHIQKLKAAKMRKLQWMCVLTRRDKAINDTIQEKVKVALVEDKIRNIKLRRFAHMMRRITDASVQRCESLALDGFRWGRRRTKKYYMEVIRHDIEQLQLTENMTLDRKVWRMQIRVES, from the coding sequence atgcACCATATTAGTGTAGGGttgttgaaatggaggctcaatTCAAGAGTCTTGTATGATAAAAAGGTGCCTCCTaatcttaaaggtaagttctacagagtgactGGTGCGAagtattggccagttaagaactcccacatccaaaagttgaaggcgGCGAAGATGAGGAAGTTGCAATGGATGTGTGTACTTACTAGGAGGGATAAAGCTATAAATGATACTATTCAGGAGAAGGTAaaagtggctttggtggaggacaagatacgaAATATAAAATTGCGACGATTCGCGCATATGATGAGGAGGATCACGGATGCTTCAGTACAAAGGTGTGAGAGTCTGGCTTtagatggttttaggtggggtagacgTAGGACGAAGAAATATTATatggaggtgattaggcatgacatagagcagttacaacttacggagAACATGAcacttgatagaaaggtgtggaggatgcagattagggtagagagtTAG